A window of the Nibribacter ruber genome harbors these coding sequences:
- a CDS encoding DUF3999 family protein, which produces MRSLFLLALCLGMHTAFGQDFGWQAALAPVPASGWHKVLLPASVTGRLQPGMEDLRLYGSDGKAVPYLLQIEQPVQYKTLFKPYQILRYTRRPGGLSELLIHNPEQRSINNISLLIGNAEVRKTVALSGSDNQQDWYVLKEQDVLYAIRNEKQTAEVKLLDFPLSKYRYFRLQLNDSASAPLNILKAGYYDTYSEAGKYTRIPIQHSSRKDSSDKITYLRLDFGQPVYPEQLVFYVSSPQLYYREGKVVLGKRTGGTRRERKRRQRTNRHLIFEPFILHSNAPAQVYLPRRKVEQLVIQLQNEDNAPLTIDSVQVLQLNRYLLAQLQPNQAYTLRYGDKDLDAPHYDLHHFQDSIPATLPLVSIQKITSLKKEKKANTGSKIILWAALGIVAVGLGYMTVRLLKDMDKKKL; this is translated from the coding sequence ATGCGTAGCCTCTTCTTGCTGGCCTTGTGCCTGGGCATGCACACCGCCTTCGGGCAGGACTTCGGGTGGCAGGCTGCGCTGGCCCCGGTACCGGCTTCGGGATGGCACAAGGTTTTGTTGCCGGCAAGTGTGACAGGGCGCCTGCAACCGGGCATGGAAGATTTACGCCTGTATGGTTCAGACGGCAAAGCAGTGCCGTACCTCTTGCAAATAGAACAGCCCGTCCAATACAAAACGCTCTTCAAGCCCTACCAGATTCTGCGCTATACCCGTCGGCCTGGGGGTTTGTCTGAACTGCTCATCCATAACCCAGAACAACGGAGCATCAACAACATCAGCCTGCTCATTGGCAATGCCGAAGTACGAAAAACCGTGGCCCTGAGCGGCAGTGACAACCAGCAGGATTGGTACGTGCTCAAAGAGCAGGACGTGCTTTACGCCATCAGAAATGAGAAGCAGACCGCCGAGGTCAAGTTGCTGGACTTCCCGCTGAGCAAGTACCGCTACTTCAGGCTACAACTCAACGACTCTGCCAGCGCGCCGCTCAACATCTTAAAAGCCGGCTACTATGACACCTATTCTGAGGCCGGCAAGTACACCCGCATTCCCATTCAGCACTCCTCCCGCAAAGACAGCTCCGACAAGATTACGTACTTGCGTCTGGACTTCGGGCAACCCGTGTATCCAGAACAGTTGGTCTTCTATGTCTCTTCTCCTCAACTGTACTACCGCGAGGGAAAGGTGGTTCTAGGAAAACGCACGGGAGGAACCAGACGAGAGAGAAAGCGGCGTCAACGCACTAACAGGCACCTCATTTTTGAACCGTTCATCCTCCACTCCAACGCGCCTGCACAGGTCTATCTACCCCGAAGAAAAGTAGAGCAATTGGTCATCCAGCTCCAAAACGAAGACAACGCGCCGCTTACCATTGACTCGGTGCAGGTGCTGCAACTTAACCGCTACCTGTTGGCCCAACTGCAACCCAACCAAGCCTACACCCTGCGCTACGGAGACAAAGACCTAGACGCCCCGCACTATGACCTCCACCATTTTCAGGACAGCATTCCGGCCACGCTGCCATTGGTCTCTATCCAAAAGATCACCTCACTGAAAAAGGAGAAAAAAGCCAACACAGGCTCTAAAATCATTCTTTGGGCGGCCCTTGGCATTGTAGCCGTGGGGCTGGGCTATATGACAGTTCGGCTGTTGAAGGATATGGATAAGAAGAAATTGTAA
- a CDS encoding WD40/YVTN/BNR-like repeat-containing protein: MKNPFPQRFLRQSVPVLLGGLLLLPALPSEAQQKPATSKSSKAKASKEGYDEKLYNALTWRSIGPYRGGRSGTAVGVPGQPNLFYFGSTGGGVWRTKDGGSSWENISDKFFGGSIGAVAVAESDPNVMYVGEGEKTVRGNVSSGFGMWKSEDAGLTWKHIGLKDSKHIPRVRIHPKNPDLVYAAVLGNIYAPNEQRGVYRSKDGGKNWERVLFVNKEVGAFDLTIDPVNPRNLYATTWRMQRTPYSLSSGGPGSGIWKSTDGGDTWKELSKNTGLPKGTLGIIGVAVSPVNNQRVWAMVEAEDGGLFRSDDGGQNWTKLNDDRNLRQRAWYYTRVTADPKNEDGVYVMNVSYHHSTDGGRTFKSYNAPHGDHHDLWIAPEDPKRMIIADDGGAQVSFDGGQNWSSMDNQPTGQFYRVVTDNHFPYRIYGAQQDNSTVRIAHRTTGRSIGMHDWEETAGAESAHIAVDPTNPEVVYGGNYGGFLARVDHSTGFERTINVWPDNPMGHGAEDLKYRFQWNFPIFFSPHNPKKMYTTSNYLHVTTNEGQSWQDISPDLTRNEKSTLGPSGGPITKDNTSVEYYGTIFAAAESPAEENVIWTGSDDGLVHVTRDGGKTWKNVTPKNLPEWSMVNSVEPHPTQKGVMYFAATLYKKGDFQPLLFKTDDYGKSWTKITKGIAENHFTRVVRVDPKRAGLLYVGTEYGMYVSFDDGKNWQPFQLNLPIVPITDLTIKNDNLIAATQGRSFWIIDDLTPLHQLNSTVASSKVHLYKPMPSYRMNGGNAANPKLEGQNHPGGVMIHYYLAQKPDSATTVTLELLQKDGKLIKKYASNAKDRTSKLDVKDGMNRFVWNMLYPEASKFEGMILWGGGTQGPRAIPGTYTARLTVNGQKQETDFEIVQDPRSKTAPADLKAQFDFLLSVRDKLTETNDAISKIREARTQINSVTSKFQGREDMKDVLATAKDLNKRMTEVEEALYQTKNRSGQDPLNYPIKLNNRLANVASQASQGDYKPTEQQYAFQKEITAEIDKELQKLNQVFTKELPALNQLIRNKNVDAIIIKDTTKKEGL, from the coding sequence ATGAAGAACCCTTTCCCGCAGCGGTTCCTGCGTCAGTCCGTGCCCGTGTTATTAGGCGGATTGCTCTTGTTGCCTGCCTTGCCCAGTGAGGCGCAACAGAAACCTGCTACTTCAAAATCCTCCAAGGCCAAAGCCAGCAAAGAAGGCTACGACGAGAAACTATACAATGCCCTGACGTGGCGCTCCATCGGGCCATACCGAGGCGGACGCTCAGGGACAGCGGTAGGCGTGCCGGGCCAGCCTAACCTATTTTATTTTGGCAGCACGGGCGGTGGTGTTTGGCGCACCAAAGACGGCGGATCAAGCTGGGAGAATATCTCTGACAAGTTCTTCGGGGGTTCTATTGGCGCAGTGGCCGTAGCCGAGTCTGACCCGAACGTGATGTATGTGGGCGAAGGTGAGAAAACGGTGCGCGGCAACGTGTCCTCGGGCTTCGGTATGTGGAAGTCGGAAGATGCCGGCCTTACCTGGAAACACATCGGGCTGAAGGATTCTAAGCACATTCCACGCGTGCGCATTCACCCTAAAAACCCAGACTTAGTCTATGCAGCGGTTCTGGGGAATATTTATGCACCCAATGAACAGCGCGGCGTGTACCGTTCCAAAGACGGTGGCAAAAACTGGGAGCGCGTGCTGTTTGTGAATAAAGAAGTAGGCGCTTTTGACCTGACCATTGACCCCGTGAACCCGCGCAACCTATATGCCACCACCTGGCGCATGCAACGCACGCCGTACAGCCTGTCTTCGGGTGGACCAGGTTCTGGTATCTGGAAAAGCACAGACGGCGGTGACACATGGAAAGAACTGTCTAAAAATACCGGCTTACCGAAAGGTACTTTGGGCATCATCGGCGTAGCCGTTTCTCCGGTGAACAACCAGCGCGTATGGGCAATGGTAGAAGCCGAGGACGGCGGACTGTTTAGATCAGATGACGGCGGGCAGAACTGGACCAAGCTCAATGATGACCGCAACCTGCGCCAGCGCGCCTGGTACTATACCCGCGTGACCGCAGACCCTAAAAACGAAGACGGCGTGTACGTGATGAACGTAAGCTATCATCATTCTACAGACGGCGGCCGCACGTTCAAAAGCTACAATGCCCCACACGGTGACCACCATGATTTATGGATTGCCCCCGAAGATCCCAAGCGCATGATCATAGCAGACGACGGCGGCGCGCAGGTGAGCTTTGACGGCGGTCAGAACTGGAGTTCCATGGACAATCAGCCTACCGGGCAGTTTTACCGCGTGGTCACAGACAACCATTTCCCGTACCGCATCTACGGTGCGCAGCAGGACAATTCTACCGTGCGCATTGCCCACCGCACCACCGGCCGTAGCATTGGCATGCATGATTGGGAAGAAACCGCGGGTGCCGAGAGTGCCCACATTGCCGTTGACCCTACCAACCCAGAGGTGGTGTACGGCGGTAACTATGGTGGTTTCTTAGCACGTGTAGACCATTCTACCGGCTTTGAGCGCACCATCAACGTGTGGCCAGACAACCCCATGGGCCACGGCGCCGAAGACTTGAAATACCGCTTCCAGTGGAACTTCCCTATCTTCTTCTCGCCGCACAACCCTAAGAAGATGTATACCACGTCCAACTATTTGCACGTGACCACTAATGAAGGACAAAGCTGGCAGGACATCAGCCCAGATTTGACGCGCAATGAGAAGTCTACTTTAGGACCATCGGGGGGCCCTATTACCAAGGACAACACCAGCGTGGAGTACTACGGCACCATCTTCGCGGCAGCCGAGTCACCGGCCGAGGAAAACGTGATTTGGACCGGCTCTGACGACGGCCTGGTGCACGTAACCCGCGACGGCGGCAAGACCTGGAAGAACGTGACGCCCAAAAACCTGCCCGAATGGAGCATGGTGAACAGCGTAGAACCGCATCCCACCCAGAAAGGCGTGATGTATTTTGCCGCCACGCTCTACAAAAAAGGCGATTTCCAGCCGCTGTTGTTCAAAACGGATGACTACGGAAAGTCCTGGACCAAAATCACCAAAGGCATTGCAGAGAACCACTTCACCCGCGTAGTGCGCGTTGACCCTAAACGCGCTGGCTTGTTGTACGTCGGTACGGAATATGGCATGTACGTGTCCTTTGACGATGGCAAGAACTGGCAACCGTTCCAACTGAACCTGCCAATTGTGCCCATCACCGATTTGACCATTAAAAACGACAACCTCATTGCCGCCACCCAGGGTCGAAGCTTCTGGATTATTGATGACTTGACGCCCTTGCACCAGCTCAACAGCACCGTGGCCAGCAGCAAAGTGCACTTGTACAAGCCCATGCCCAGCTACCGCATGAATGGCGGCAACGCCGCTAATCCTAAGTTAGAGGGCCAGAACCATCCGGGTGGAGTAATGATTCACTACTACTTGGCGCAGAAACCAGACTCGGCTACTACGGTGACTTTAGAATTGCTACAGAAAGACGGAAAGCTGATTAAGAAATACGCCAGCAATGCCAAAGACCGCACCTCTAAACTGGACGTGAAAGACGGCATGAACCGCTTCGTCTGGAACATGCTCTACCCAGAGGCCTCTAAGTTTGAAGGCATGATTCTGTGGGGAGGCGGCACGCAAGGACCAAGGGCCATTCCGGGCACCTACACTGCACGCCTCACGGTGAACGGCCAGAAGCAGGAAACCGACTTTGAGATTGTACAGGACCCACGCAGTAAAACCGCCCCAGCCGACCTGAAAGCGCAGTTTGACTTCTTGCTTTCGGTGCGTGACAAGCTCACCGAAACCAACGATGCCATCAGTAAAATACGGGAGGCGCGTACGCAGATTAACAGCGTGACGTCTAAGTTCCAGGGACGTGAGGACATGAAAGATGTGCTGGCCACCGCTAAGGACCTGAACAAGCGCATGACCGAGGTAGAAGAGGCCCTGTACCAAACTAAGAACCGTTCGGGCCAGGACCCGTTGAACTATCCTATCAAGCTGAACAACCGTCTGGCCAACGTAGCCTCGCAGGCATCACAGGGAGATTATAAGCCTACAGAGCAACAGTACGCATTCCAGAAGGAAATCACTGCTGAGATTGACAAGGAGTTGCAGAAGCTGAACCAGGTGTTCACCAAAGAGCTTCCGGCCTTGAACCAGCTCATCAGGAACAAGAACGTAGACGCCATCATCATCAAAGACACCACTAAGAAAGAAGGCCTGTAA
- the mscL gene encoding large-conductance mechanosensitive channel protein MscL, with amino-acid sequence MSMMKEFKEFAMRGNVVDLAVGVVIGAAFGKVVTSFVDDVLMPPLGVLLGGVDFTDLKIILKRGVQDAEGKFTDVTLNYGNFIQSLIDFMIIAFAIFMVVKLMNSLKRKKADSPGVPPAPTKEEVLLTEIRDALRAPNKPTL; translated from the coding sequence ATGTCTATGATGAAGGAATTCAAAGAGTTTGCCATGCGAGGTAACGTGGTAGACCTGGCAGTGGGGGTTGTGATTGGCGCGGCCTTCGGGAAGGTGGTCACGTCATTTGTGGATGATGTCTTGATGCCCCCGCTAGGTGTTCTTTTGGGCGGCGTGGACTTCACTGATCTTAAAATCATCTTGAAAAGAGGCGTACAAGACGCCGAAGGCAAGTTCACAGACGTGACCTTGAACTACGGTAACTTCATCCAGAGCCTGATTGACTTCATGATTATCGCCTTCGCCATTTTCATGGTGGTCAAGCTGATGAACTCTCTCAAACGCAAAAAAGCAGATTCGCCGGGCGTACCGCCGGCTCCTACTAAAGAAGAAGTATTGCTTACTGAGATTAGAGACGCCTTGCGCGCACCTAACAAGCCTACTTTGTAG
- the rlmN gene encoding 23S rRNA (adenine(2503)-C(2))-methyltransferase RlmN, which translates to MSTTLIPDIEILNRQDIRKLSLDQLKAWMTEQGEKPFRAKQVYEWIWKLTATSFAEMNNIALPLREKLERHFTINSVAVNTSQLSEDYTIKSTFRLYDGNIVEGVLIPHPKRMTACVSSQVGCSLTCSFCATGKMDRIRNLNADEIYDQVVRIKEQTEGNYNRPLTNIVYMGMGEPLLNYANVMKSIERITAADGLNMAARRITVSTAGIAKMIKKMADDGIKANLALSLHAANDVKRNEIMPINETNSLEALKEALVYYHNKSGRKVTYEYILLSHFNDNIEDAKELLEFSKLIPCKVNIIEYNPIGDGLFQKSEDARLEPFMRYLADRGVQVNVRRSRGKDIDAACGQLAIKDQQQEA; encoded by the coding sequence ATGAGTACCACATTGATTCCAGACATAGAGATTCTGAACCGCCAGGACATTAGAAAGCTTTCCTTAGACCAACTCAAGGCATGGATGACCGAGCAGGGCGAAAAGCCTTTCAGGGCCAAACAAGTGTATGAGTGGATTTGGAAGCTGACAGCTACGTCGTTCGCGGAGATGAACAACATTGCCCTGCCTCTCCGTGAGAAACTGGAACGCCATTTCACCATCAACAGCGTGGCCGTGAACACCAGCCAGCTGAGCGAAGACTACACCATCAAATCTACCTTCAGGCTGTATGACGGCAACATTGTAGAGGGCGTACTCATTCCGCACCCTAAGCGCATGACCGCCTGCGTGTCTAGCCAGGTGGGTTGCTCCTTAACCTGCTCTTTCTGCGCGACCGGCAAGATGGACCGGATTAGAAACCTCAACGCTGATGAGATTTATGACCAGGTGGTGCGCATCAAAGAACAAACCGAAGGCAATTACAATCGTCCCCTCACCAACATTGTGTACATGGGCATGGGCGAGCCTCTCTTGAACTACGCCAACGTCATGAAGTCTATTGAGCGCATCACGGCGGCAGACGGCTTGAATATGGCCGCCCGTAGAATCACAGTCTCTACCGCCGGCATTGCCAAGATGATTAAGAAGATGGCCGATGACGGTATTAAGGCCAACCTCGCGCTTTCTTTGCACGCCGCCAATGACGTAAAGCGCAACGAAATCATGCCTATCAATGAGACCAACTCACTGGAGGCCCTAAAAGAAGCGCTGGTGTATTACCACAATAAATCTGGCCGCAAGGTCACCTATGAATACATCTTGCTTAGCCACTTCAATGACAACATTGAAGACGCCAAGGAATTGCTGGAGTTCTCTAAGCTCATCCCGTGCAAGGTGAACATCATTGAATACAATCCTATTGGTGACGGTCTATTCCAGAAGTCTGAGGATGCTCGTTTAGAGCCGTTCATGCGCTACCTGGCCGATAGAGGCGTGCAAGTGAACGTACGCCGTAGCCGTGGCAAAGACATTGACGCCGCCTGCGGACAGCTCGCCATCAAAGACCAACAACAAGAAGCCTAA
- a CDS encoding thioesterase family protein codes for MARIQIDLPASYSFKTQLPIRITDLNYGGHLGNDALLSLLHEARVQFLKVHGYSELDLAGAGLIMSDVAIVYKGEGFYGDTLTVQVAATDFNKYGFDLVYLLTNQNGKEVANAKTGMLCFDYSIRKLKSVPQEARERLETKA; via the coding sequence GTGGCCCGTATCCAGATTGACCTTCCTGCCAGCTATTCCTTCAAGACGCAACTGCCTATCAGAATCACAGACCTCAATTATGGTGGGCATTTGGGCAATGACGCACTATTGAGTCTGTTGCATGAGGCACGGGTGCAGTTCTTGAAAGTGCACGGCTACTCAGAGCTGGACTTGGCGGGTGCGGGCTTGATTATGAGTGATGTGGCCATCGTCTACAAAGGCGAAGGCTTCTACGGCGACACGCTCACGGTACAAGTGGCGGCCACTGACTTTAACAAGTACGGCTTTGACCTAGTGTACCTGCTCACCAACCAGAACGGAAAAGAAGTGGCCAACGCCAAAACGGGCATGCTGTGCTTTGATTACAGCATCCGGAAATTAAAATCAGTACCCCAAGAAGCCCGGGAGCGCCTGGAAACTAAAGCGTAA
- a CDS encoding T9SS type A sorting domain-containing protein, protein MENYYKKDEARDYLQKILVLGFLFLALALTSLAQGKKPAVTHQSAKKAAPLKKDAAQRVGLSNLSSRRTGDPARLPVNVQTYSWGSNGWNASYKSTYTYNANGQVTQLITTDGSSNTNQTKTTFAYDPATKQLTEYMFYYWENGAWALQYGNKHVLTITNNRVTQEIYQSYEEGTWKNLEKETYAYNSAGKPVEIVYYEMVDGSWVPEDKTLAEYAGGSALPTTVTEQEYNGTTWVNDEREINIVWDDASKLSTTNWRDWNDIGGEYQEFVEGAWVNVDKRATVFQENGSYIETWSEWVNNAWVASDRDVVVFDAKGNEISNQSEEWENNAWVITWGMKFQHTYNTTNDITETIVQRYDTDESSSTYKTYQNSERYVYSNFQTVLAARKELELAHVVYPNPVQDRITIKLDNTAGGTLHVLSLTGQKMLSAQLNKTVASQEIQVDQLPAGNYILQIHSGGNVRTKKIVKL, encoded by the coding sequence ATGGAAAACTACTACAAAAAAGACGAGGCACGCGACTATTTGCAAAAGATTCTAGTGCTGGGCTTCCTGTTCCTGGCCCTCGCCTTGACCAGTCTTGCGCAAGGCAAGAAGCCGGCCGTTACCCATCAATCGGCTAAGAAGGCGGCACCGCTTAAAAAGGATGCCGCTCAGCGGGTGGGTTTGAGCAACCTGTCAAGCCGCCGTACTGGTGACCCCGCCAGGCTACCCGTGAATGTCCAAACGTATTCCTGGGGATCCAATGGTTGGAATGCAAGCTATAAATCTACCTACACGTACAATGCCAATGGCCAGGTGACGCAATTAATCACCACAGACGGGTCCAGCAACACCAACCAGACCAAAACCACGTTTGCCTATGACCCTGCCACCAAGCAGCTAACCGAGTATATGTTCTACTACTGGGAGAATGGGGCCTGGGCACTGCAGTACGGCAACAAGCATGTGCTCACCATTACCAATAACAGAGTTACCCAGGAGATTTATCAAAGCTACGAGGAGGGCACCTGGAAGAATTTAGAAAAGGAAACCTATGCCTACAATTCTGCCGGAAAGCCTGTGGAGATTGTGTATTATGAAATGGTTGACGGCAGCTGGGTGCCCGAAGACAAAACACTGGCAGAATACGCGGGCGGCAGCGCCTTGCCCACCACCGTCACCGAGCAGGAATACAATGGAACTACCTGGGTGAACGACGAGCGCGAAATCAACATTGTATGGGATGACGCCTCTAAACTGAGCACCACCAACTGGAGAGACTGGAATGACATAGGCGGGGAATACCAGGAATTTGTAGAAGGAGCCTGGGTCAATGTAGACAAGCGGGCCACGGTGTTCCAGGAGAACGGCAGCTATATAGAGACCTGGTCTGAGTGGGTGAACAACGCCTGGGTGGCTTCTGACCGTGACGTAGTGGTATTTGACGCCAAAGGAAATGAAATCTCCAACCAGTCTGAGGAATGGGAAAACAATGCCTGGGTCATCACCTGGGGAATGAAGTTCCAGCATACCTACAATACCACCAATGACATCACCGAGACCATTGTGCAGCGGTATGACACAGATGAATCAAGCTCCACTTACAAGACCTACCAGAATTCTGAGCGGTACGTGTACAGCAACTTCCAGACGGTGCTGGCTGCCAGAAAAGAGCTGGAATTGGCTCACGTAGTGTACCCTAACCCGGTGCAGGACAGAATCACCATCAAGCTGGACAACACGGCCGGCGGCACCTTGCACGTCCTGAGCCTGACCGGCCAGAAAATGCTGAGCGCCCAACTAAACAAAACCGTAGCCTCGCAGGAGATACAGGTAGACCAGCTGCCTGCCGGTAATTACATTCTGCAAATCCATTCAGGAGGAAACGTGCGCACCAAAAAAATTGTAAAGCTGTAA
- a CDS encoding S66 peptidase family protein: protein MNIPALQKGDTVGIVCLARKVSLEDVALGVQLLESWGLNVLLGQTIGAQDHYFGGTDALRTQDFQEMLDNHEVKAIFSARGGYGTTRILDALDFSLLKKHPKWIVGFSDITSLHCHLHALGLESIHGTMPLLMGQPDTQEADETLRQALFGEPLAYSVPAHARNLEGTAVGKVVGGNLILLNNIIGTASDIDYAGKILFLEDVGEYFYNVDRVLVHLKRLGRLQQLAGLVVGQFSDMQDTAVPFGRDVTEMILEHCSDFGYPICFDFPVGHVPRNLALLVGREATLDVTAAGTSLTFTVEQA, encoded by the coding sequence GTGAACATACCCGCCCTGCAGAAAGGAGACACCGTTGGCATTGTTTGTTTGGCCAGAAAAGTAAGCCTGGAGGATGTTGCCCTGGGCGTACAGCTGCTGGAGAGCTGGGGTCTGAACGTACTCCTAGGCCAGACCATTGGCGCCCAGGACCATTACTTTGGCGGCACAGACGCGCTCCGTACCCAAGACTTCCAGGAGATGCTGGACAACCATGAGGTGAAGGCCATCTTCTCGGCCCGCGGCGGGTACGGCACCACCCGCATTCTGGACGCCTTGGATTTTAGTCTTCTCAAGAAGCACCCCAAATGGATAGTAGGTTTTAGTGACATCACCTCACTGCACTGCCACTTGCACGCGCTGGGCCTGGAGAGCATACACGGCACCATGCCCCTGCTCATGGGCCAGCCCGACACCCAGGAAGCGGATGAAACCCTGCGCCAGGCCTTGTTTGGCGAGCCCCTCGCCTACTCGGTTCCGGCACACGCGCGCAACCTGGAAGGCACCGCCGTAGGTAAAGTAGTGGGCGGCAACCTCATCCTGCTCAACAACATCATTGGCACCGCCTCAGACATAGACTACGCTGGCAAGATCCTGTTCTTAGAAGACGTGGGCGAATATTTCTACAACGTAGACCGCGTCTTGGTGCACCTCAAGCGCCTGGGCCGTTTGCAGCAGTTGGCCGGCCTGGTGGTGGGGCAGTTCTCAGACATGCAAGACACGGCAGTCCCCTTCGGGAGAGATGTAACTGAAATGATCTTGGAACATTGCTCAGATTTTGGCTATCCTATCTGCTTTGATTTTCCGGTGGGCCACGTTCCCAGAAACCTGGCCCTGCTGGTTGGTCGCGAGGCTACGTTAGACGTGACCGCAGCCGGCACCTCGCTTACGTTTACCGTGGAGCAGGCTTAA
- a CDS encoding M28 family peptidase, translating to MKNNMKVAALTLLVAANLFACKDKNTASTESSEPTTETVKVTPPAFSEDSAYQYVAAQVAFGPRVPNTPAHRACGDYLIGKLKGFGTTVQVQSFTAKAYDGKTLELRNFMGQINPKAARRILLAAHWDTRHVADKDTQNRDKPIDGANDGASGVGVLLEIARQLQANPLSEGIGVDIMLFDGEDYGQPDDAGDYIPDTYCLGSQHWSKNLMPIGYKAQYGILLDMVGAKGARFAQEEISRTYAKNVVDNIWKTAHSMGFSDYFPYQNSPSITDDHYYVIQNAEIPMADIIAYDSTSPDGYFGPYHHRHSDNLQVIDKNTLKVVGQTVLQVVKSEK from the coding sequence ATGAAGAATAACATGAAAGTAGCGGCGCTCACCTTGTTAGTGGCGGCCAACCTGTTTGCCTGCAAAGACAAGAACACCGCCAGCACAGAATCCTCTGAACCTACCACAGAGACCGTGAAAGTGACCCCTCCCGCCTTCAGCGAAGACTCGGCGTACCAGTACGTGGCCGCGCAAGTGGCCTTCGGGCCGAGGGTGCCCAACACGCCAGCGCACCGCGCCTGCGGCGATTATCTGATTGGTAAGCTGAAAGGCTTCGGGACCACGGTGCAGGTGCAGAGCTTCACGGCCAAAGCCTATGACGGCAAAACCTTGGAACTGCGTAACTTCATGGGGCAAATCAATCCTAAAGCCGCCCGCAGAATCCTGCTGGCCGCCCACTGGGACACCCGCCATGTAGCCGACAAAGACACCCAAAACCGCGACAAACCCATTGACGGGGCCAATGACGGCGCCAGCGGCGTGGGCGTTCTGCTAGAAATTGCTCGTCAACTACAAGCCAATCCTTTAAGCGAAGGAATAGGCGTAGATATCATGCTCTTTGACGGCGAAGACTACGGCCAACCCGATGATGCCGGTGACTACATCCCGGATACCTATTGCCTGGGCTCGCAGCACTGGTCCAAGAACCTGATGCCCATTGGCTACAAGGCGCAGTATGGAATTTTGTTAGACATGGTAGGCGCCAAAGGAGCCCGCTTCGCGCAGGAAGAGATCAGCAGGACCTATGCCAAAAACGTGGTGGACAACATCTGGAAGACGGCACATAGCATGGGCTTCTCAGACTACTTCCCGTACCAGAATAGCCCAAGCATCACAGATGACCACTACTACGTCATCCAAAACGCAGAAATCCCAATGGCTGATATTATTGCCTATGATTCTACCAGTCCGGACGGCTACTTTGGACCGTACCATCATCGGCATTCAGACAACCTACAGGTAATTGACAAGAACACGTTGAAAGTGGTTGGTCAGACGGTGTTGCAGGTAGTAAAGTCAGAGAAGTAA